The following proteins are encoded in a genomic region of Terriglobales bacterium:
- a CDS encoding CapA family protein: MKKIILDHIAPRKRVLAGCALVLLLLCILRAQDTTKSKAKAAVSYPQEISKITFVVAGDVIPHQSVVEAAAAQEKAQTPKVVQASPPAEPAPLEAKDAAASQTASAQTASADDHGGWDLLFSSVADIFRQADFGFVNLETPVAPKHSQGTKAFQFDAPIALLQALKFSGVKVVSFANNHVLDQGQAGFAESLDHLREEGILFVGSGATEEDAWKPLILEKNGIKVGWLGMTRHLNGRRNPDKNEEPHVAFYPYPGDTGESKGAPARDEAGVLEAIKAARAQCDLLLVSIHWGVEYATAPLPQDVELAHNMLEAGAGAVIGHHPHVLQPIETYRTQDQRNTVIIYSLGNFLSNQSRNYVEGLMPDKTGDPRDSLMVKFAVVKKDYGPAGVQVELGQMGILPAWGENNHLQVQSGATKIACIRPVLMDREIPRLQARVDELTRLGDQLSAEQKKELMQISSQLELLKHRRELLLARTGDEYLIAPPSP; the protein is encoded by the coding sequence ATGAAAAAAATAATTCTGGATCATATTGCCCCACGAAAGCGGGTACTTGCGGGGTGTGCGCTCGTTCTGTTGCTTCTTTGCATTCTTCGGGCGCAGGATACGACGAAAAGCAAAGCCAAGGCTGCGGTTTCTTATCCGCAAGAGATCAGCAAAATTACTTTTGTGGTGGCCGGCGATGTGATTCCTCATCAATCGGTGGTGGAAGCAGCCGCCGCGCAAGAAAAAGCTCAGACGCCAAAAGTGGTTCAAGCTAGCCCACCTGCCGAGCCAGCTCCTCTAGAAGCAAAAGATGCCGCGGCGTCTCAGACAGCCTCTGCGCAAACCGCTTCTGCGGACGATCATGGCGGGTGGGACCTTCTGTTTTCGAGTGTTGCCGACATTTTCCGCCAAGCCGATTTCGGTTTTGTGAATTTAGAGACCCCGGTAGCCCCGAAACATTCGCAAGGAACCAAGGCCTTTCAGTTTGACGCTCCTATTGCCCTGTTGCAGGCGCTGAAATTCAGCGGCGTCAAAGTGGTTTCGTTTGCCAACAATCACGTCCTCGACCAGGGGCAGGCTGGGTTTGCGGAGAGCCTCGATCACTTGCGCGAGGAAGGCATTCTCTTCGTCGGATCGGGCGCGACCGAGGAAGACGCCTGGAAGCCGCTTATCCTGGAAAAGAATGGAATCAAAGTCGGCTGGCTGGGCATGACCCGCCACTTGAACGGACGTCGCAATCCGGATAAAAACGAGGAGCCCCACGTGGCTTTTTATCCCTATCCGGGCGATACGGGCGAATCGAAAGGGGCCCCGGCACGGGATGAAGCCGGAGTGCTGGAGGCCATCAAAGCGGCGCGCGCGCAATGCGATTTGCTTCTGGTCTCGATTCATTGGGGGGTCGAGTATGCCACCGCGCCGCTGCCGCAGGATGTCGAGCTGGCGCATAACATGCTTGAGGCCGGCGCCGGCGCTGTGATTGGGCACCATCCGCATGTGCTGCAGCCCATTGAAACCTACCGCACCCAGGACCAGCGCAACACGGTCATCATTTATTCGCTGGGGAACTTTCTCTCCAACCAGTCGCGCAACTATGTGGAGGGCCTGATGCCCGACAAGACCGGTGACCCGCGCGATTCCCTGATGGTGAAATTTGCCGTGGTCAAAAAAGATTATGGTCCGGCAGGAGTCCAGGTTGAGTTAGGTCAAATGGGGATTTTACCGGCGTGGGGAGAGAACAATCACCTGCAAGTGCAAAGCGGCGCAACCAAGATTGCGTGCATTCGTCCGGTGTTGATGGACCGGGAGATCCCGCGCCTGCAAGCCAGGGTAGACGAGCTGACTCGTCTGGGCGACCAGCTCTCGGCAGAGCAAAAGAAAGAGCTGATGCAGATCTCCAGCCAGCTTGAGCTGCTGAAACATCGCCGGGAACTGCTGCTGGCGCGGACCGGGGATGAATATCTGATTGCACCACCAAGCCCGTGA
- a CDS encoding zeta toxin family protein — MSPNAYIIAGPNGVGKTTFARKFLPNYADCKNFVNADLIAQGMSPFSPETAAFRAGRVMLSEINLLAQHRADFGFETTLAGRSYLNLIRNLKGQGYAVHFFFLWVPGVDLALSRIKDRVSEGGHDVPEADVRRRFDRSIRNFFVHYRPLADSWILFNSSDKPPSITAFERQGKLRIIEPGAYDRLVTQYGKHD, encoded by the coding sequence GTGAGCCCTAACGCCTACATCATTGCGGGACCTAACGGCGTCGGCAAGACCACCTTCGCAAGGAAATTTCTGCCCAATTACGCTGACTGCAAAAACTTCGTTAATGCGGATTTGATTGCCCAGGGCATGTCGCCATTTTCACCGGAAACTGCAGCCTTTCGTGCCGGCAGGGTCATGCTCAGCGAGATCAATTTACTGGCGCAGCACCGCGCCGATTTTGGCTTCGAGACAACGCTCGCTGGCCGGAGCTACCTGAACTTGATCCGCAACCTGAAAGGTCAGGGGTATGCGGTGCATTTTTTCTTTCTTTGGGTGCCGGGTGTTGACCTTGCCCTATCAAGAATTAAAGACCGGGTTTCAGAAGGTGGCCATGACGTGCCTGAAGCTGACGTCCGCCGCCGGTTTGACCGGTCAATTAGAAACTTCTTCGTCCACTATCGCCCTCTGGCAGATTCGTGGATTTTATTTAATAGCTCGGACAAACCGCCTTCTATTACTGCCTTTGAGAGGCAAGGAAAGCTTCGTATAATTGAACCTGGAGCATACGACAGGTTGGTTACACAATATGGGAAACATGACTAA
- a CDS encoding reverse transcriptase domain-containing protein yields MLIAQATRLLRWRDIYSEAELYKAAVRVYTKPVFQWRKALCASTDGKTLYDFAAHGLRRLDDIHRSLRREEFEFRPAVALRYNFNGKHRTLYIPPWEERMVDLLLYRVLNRKLHAWFSVNSYAYRDRSYGLDSCQTRIAARISSATSPLYAIKRDIADYFATVNHERLLAKLALLVDPADYLFQLLTQRVHFLYQEDGCTQKATVGIPFGTAIACLLANVYLTDLDRHIESIAQVDYFRYADDILLLSPSRETAMRAEQHLELTLAELKLKMKASHSADLLLTSTPIPDAHFTAVRDFRHLGLLFRAGGGVALSRDKLHKIQNLFSFAFRRGRRRWKKISDPKAKAQALVTVAAETIEKGVRNVAILDYYLKHVDDEEQLRILDRWLAEEILSLVFGGHKKGHFRRISFEQLRGMGLPSLVHRRRLICRGCIESPFFIWQKEKTIRAFRGTVARLHRPKSEAAFSSFPEAAAGKRP; encoded by the coding sequence ATGCTCATCGCTCAAGCAACACGCCTTTTGCGCTGGAGAGACATCTACAGCGAAGCCGAACTCTACAAGGCGGCGGTTCGTGTCTATACCAAGCCGGTGTTCCAGTGGCGCAAGGCGCTGTGCGCTTCCACGGATGGAAAGACGCTCTACGACTTCGCGGCGCATGGGCTGCGCCGTTTGGATGATATCCATCGTTCACTGCGGCGGGAAGAATTCGAGTTTCGTCCGGCGGTGGCGCTGCGCTATAACTTCAACGGAAAACATCGCACTCTTTATATTCCGCCCTGGGAAGAGCGCATGGTTGATCTGCTGCTCTACCGTGTTCTGAACCGCAAGCTTCATGCCTGGTTCTCAGTAAATTCTTATGCCTATCGCGACCGCAGCTACGGGTTGGATTCCTGTCAAACGCGGATCGCAGCACGAATCAGCTCGGCAACGAGTCCGCTTTACGCCATCAAACGCGATATTGCCGACTACTTTGCCACGGTCAATCATGAACGGTTGCTGGCAAAATTGGCTTTACTCGTAGATCCTGCTGATTATCTTTTCCAGCTTTTGACTCAGCGTGTTCACTTTCTTTATCAAGAGGACGGGTGCACGCAAAAGGCGACGGTTGGCATTCCCTTCGGCACAGCGATTGCCTGCCTGCTGGCGAACGTCTACCTTACGGATTTAGATCGCCACATCGAAAGCATTGCGCAGGTTGATTATTTTCGTTATGCCGATGACATCCTGCTGCTTTCGCCTTCTCGCGAGACGGCAATGCGAGCAGAGCAACATCTGGAGCTGACGCTGGCTGAACTGAAATTAAAAATGAAGGCCAGCCATAGTGCCGACCTGTTATTAACCAGCACACCTATACCCGATGCGCACTTTACCGCGGTGCGTGATTTCCGGCACCTAGGTCTGTTGTTCCGCGCCGGGGGCGGGGTTGCGCTTTCGCGTGACAAATTGCACAAAATCCAAAATTTGTTCAGCTTTGCTTTTCGCCGAGGCCGGCGCCGTTGGAAGAAAATCTCTGATCCAAAGGCAAAGGCACAGGCCCTAGTAACTGTGGCTGCAGAAACGATCGAAAAGGGCGTTCGTAATGTCGCCATTCTCGACTACTACCTCAAGCATGTGGATGATGAAGAACAACTGCGCATCCTGGACCGGTGGCTGGCGGAAGAGATACTGAGCCTGGTTTTCGGTGGACATAAGAAAGGCCATTTTCGTCGGATCAGCTTTGAGCAGCTTCGGGGCATGGGGCTGCCTTCACTCGTGCACCGGCGCCGCTTGATTTGCCGGGGGTGCATTGAGTCGCCGTTTTTTATTTGGCAGAAAGAAAAGACCATCAGAGCATTCAGGGGGACGGTTGCCAGGCTGCACCGCCCAAAAAGCGAAGCAGCTTTCTCTTCGTTCCCAGAAGCAGCAGCCGGCAAACGCCCGTGA
- a CDS encoding MBL fold metallo-hydrolase yields the protein MVRSYSIDSSDSPYRIYPIRGLLGYFHLLLDASRREAIIIDTGLIGEMSQLAQALKDSRLDWHDIKAILLTHGHLDHTGHLFQIKQLTGAPVLAHPLEQAHINGTFPYRGISRVCGALEAFGRWVLRYRSVAIDEPLQAEMELPYWGGLRVIHLPGHTLGHCGFYSQRFDLLFSGDLFASYNFITHLPPGFLNSCPEYFDASLDRVKQLSPKLMVPNHYFKFDAAMHRRKFDALVARRKHA from the coding sequence ATGGTGAGGTCCTATTCCATCGATTCGTCGGATTCGCCGTACCGGATCTATCCCATCCGTGGGCTTCTCGGCTATTTTCATCTTTTGTTGGATGCCTCGCGCCGCGAAGCGATAATTATTGACACCGGGCTCATCGGGGAAATGTCGCAACTGGCTCAAGCTCTTAAGGATAGCCGCCTCGACTGGCACGATATAAAAGCCATTCTTCTCACCCACGGACACCTCGATCACACCGGCCACCTCTTCCAAATCAAGCAACTCACCGGCGCTCCGGTGCTTGCCCATCCTTTGGAGCAGGCGCATATCAATGGAACGTTCCCCTACCGTGGTATCAGCCGCGTCTGCGGGGCGCTCGAAGCCTTCGGACGCTGGGTGCTCCGCTATCGGTCCGTTGCTATTGATGAACCACTACAGGCGGAAATGGAATTGCCGTACTGGGGCGGCCTTCGCGTCATTCATCTGCCGGGACACACGCTCGGTCACTGCGGATTTTACAGTCAGCGCTTTGATCTGCTTTTTAGTGGAGACCTGTTCGCCAGCTACAATTTCATCACCCATCTGCCGCCCGGATTTCTTAACAGTTGTCCTGAATATTTCGATGCCAGCCTTGACCGGGTGAAGCAGCTCTCACCCAAGCTGATGGTTCCCAATCACTACTTTAAGTTCGATGCAGCGATGCACCGCAGAAAGTTTGACGCTCTCGTTGCGCGGCGGAAACATGCTTAG
- a CDS encoding TonB family protein, whose amino-acid sequence MTEAWNQWQGQVINGEFRLQKYLGGSEQSAVFLTELPGQNPQPAAIKLIPAGTSNPSNAELQLSQWRLAMGLSHPHLIRLLHMGRCQLGGVDLLFVVMESAEENLAQILPERPLTPSETSDTVKPTLEALAYLHGQGLVHGHLKPPNIMAIGDRLKLSSDGLSRAGESSLDSEKRSVYDPPEKASGVLSPASDIWSLGMTLAEVLTQRLPSWNQKEQTDPVLPENLPAPFSDIVRGCLRRDPQSRWKIADITARLFPSSAQPAPALSQKRATVSPQTGPAKRRFVLPTVVAVCVLIAIFAGLKLFRHQPEGQQEISSVRAEQNQGSEERHPASASNMKPSPVKSSPASSPPEPRAATTNRGSAEKDVVQQVLPDVPQKARDTIHGTIRVSVRVHVDPSGDVTGAELESAGPSSYFARLATQAAQSWKFTSSNQDVGRDFILSFDFKNTETTAFATQTTP is encoded by the coding sequence ATGACCGAGGCCTGGAATCAGTGGCAAGGCCAAGTTATCAATGGTGAGTTTCGCCTGCAGAAGTACCTGGGCGGTTCGGAGCAAAGCGCTGTGTTCCTCACGGAGCTCCCGGGGCAGAACCCTCAACCAGCCGCGATCAAACTGATTCCGGCGGGAACGTCGAACCCATCGAATGCGGAACTCCAGCTCTCCCAATGGAGGCTGGCTATGGGATTGTCGCATCCTCACCTGATCCGGCTCTTGCACATGGGACGCTGCCAGTTGGGGGGCGTGGATCTGTTATTCGTGGTGATGGAGTCTGCCGAAGAAAACCTCGCTCAAATCCTTCCCGAGCGGCCGCTCACACCCTCAGAAACCAGCGACACGGTGAAGCCCACTCTGGAGGCCCTCGCCTATCTTCACGGCCAAGGGCTCGTACACGGTCACTTGAAACCCCCAAACATAATGGCGATCGGGGACCGACTCAAACTCTCAAGCGACGGGCTAAGTCGGGCAGGTGAATCAAGTCTCGACTCAGAGAAACGCAGCGTCTACGATCCACCCGAGAAGGCAAGCGGCGTGCTCTCCCCCGCTTCGGACATCTGGTCGCTTGGCATGACGCTGGCTGAAGTCTTAACGCAGCGTCTGCCGTCGTGGAACCAGAAGGAACAGACGGACCCAGTGTTGCCGGAGAACTTGCCGGCGCCGTTCTCTGACATAGTGCGTGGCTGCTTGCGTCGAGACCCTCAGAGCCGATGGAAGATTGCTGATATTACCGCGCGGCTCTTTCCCTCATCAGCCCAGCCGGCGCCAGCTTTGTCCCAAAAGCGGGCGACAGTTAGCCCTCAGACCGGACCCGCAAAGCGGCGTTTTGTTCTCCCGACAGTGGTTGCGGTCTGTGTTCTGATTGCAATATTTGCAGGCTTAAAACTGTTTCGTCATCAGCCGGAAGGCCAGCAAGAGATTTCTTCGGTGAGAGCAGAACAGAATCAAGGATCGGAAGAACGTCATCCGGCATCTGCGTCTAACATGAAACCTTCGCCCGTTAAATCATCGCCCGCTTCCTCACCACCTGAACCCCGAGCGGCCACAACCAATCGCGGCTCTGCGGAAAAGGATGTCGTACAGCAAGTCTTGCCCGACGTTCCCCAAAAGGCCAGAGACACAATTCACGGAACCATCAGGGTCAGCGTAAGGGTACATGTTGATCCGTCGGGTGACGTGACGGGGGCTGAATTGGAGTCTGCTGGACCGAGCAGCTACTTTGCCCGGTTGGCCACGCAGGCCGCGCAGAGCTGGAAGTTCACTTCATCCAACCAAGATGTTGGGCGTGATTTCATCCTGAGCTTCGATTTCAAAAATACCGAAACTACGGCTTTTGCTACGCAGACAACTCCTTAA
- a CDS encoding DUF6599 family protein, translating to MRSFFRFFPLWILLLVSAQALMAAAATTPALLPQSFSGWQKTEHHNGTASTQVDAVNAALLNEFGFTDYELATYERAGRKLHLKAARFSNATGSFGAFTLFTSPDMLAQEIGNGGFVSNGHVLFYKADILVDAVFETPTVMSAAELRALSDSLPAISGGAASLPEPVKYLPAQSYVAGSDHYAVGPATFSKLDSVLPINIIGFDKSAEVAIGDYRTSSGIARLTILSYPTPQIAMEHFREVLDWLAAAKDPAVAQPALARAEEARKPSFQGTLTLPLSASSEVTFRRSGPMVILVSGSISRSEAVSLVQSVNFDADVRLLQRPPVTMSAITNLIVGCFVLIAVLIAVCLVLGFLMGGVPVVLRRIFPNREFKHAQEVEIIKLNLND from the coding sequence ATGAGATCTTTCTTTCGATTTTTTCCGCTTTGGATTTTGCTCCTGGTTTCTGCCCAGGCCCTGATGGCCGCAGCGGCGACCACGCCGGCGTTGCTTCCGCAAAGCTTTTCCGGATGGCAGAAAACCGAGCATCATAACGGCACTGCTTCCACGCAAGTAGATGCCGTGAATGCTGCTTTGCTCAACGAGTTCGGCTTCACCGACTACGAACTGGCAACCTACGAGCGTGCCGGACGCAAGCTGCATCTCAAAGCGGCGCGCTTCAGCAATGCAACCGGCTCGTTTGGCGCCTTCACTCTCTTTACCAGTCCGGACATGCTGGCCCAGGAGATTGGCAATGGCGGCTTTGTCAGCAATGGTCATGTCCTGTTTTACAAAGCTGACATCCTGGTGGATGCTGTCTTTGAAACACCGACGGTGATGTCGGCCGCAGAGTTGCGGGCGTTGAGTGACAGCTTGCCGGCAATTTCCGGAGGCGCTGCCTCCCTGCCCGAACCGGTGAAGTATCTGCCTGCGCAGTCCTATGTTGCTGGTTCCGATCATTACGCTGTGGGTCCGGCAACCTTCTCCAAACTTGATTCCGTACTTCCAATCAATATCATCGGCTTCGATAAAAGCGCCGAGGTCGCCATCGGGGACTACCGCACCAGCAGCGGCATCGCCCGGCTGACAATCTTGTCGTATCCCACTCCACAAATTGCCATGGAACACTTCCGCGAAGTACTGGATTGGCTCGCGGCAGCGAAAGATCCCGCGGTTGCACAACCCGCTCTCGCCCGCGCCGAGGAAGCGCGCAAGCCTTCTTTCCAGGGGACCCTTACGCTCCCACTCAGCGCCAGCTCTGAAGTCACATTCCGCCGCAGCGGCCCCATGGTCATTCTGGTTTCCGGGTCAATTTCCAGGAGCGAAGCTGTTTCTTTGGTGCAATCGGTCAACTTTGACGCCGATGTTCGTCTGCTGCAGCGCCCACCGGTTACGATGAGCGCCATCACCAACTTGATTGTGGGATGCTTTGTCCTCATTGCCGTCCTCATTGCCGTCTGCCTGGTGTTGGGCTTCCTCATGGGCGGCGTGCCCGTCGTGCTGCGCCGCATCTTTCCCAACCGCGAGTTCAAACACGCACAGGAGGTAGAGATAATCAAGTTAAATTTGAATGATTGA
- a CDS encoding diguanylate cyclase — protein MADIFKYIEKADKYLQRGKAEDALEELKLALDEEPENMLVRERACDICISLNRQREATSYLSSLLDRYFADNDQTRAVVTYKKLTRISSPTVAQTFRYAQLIEKTNKKEALELLQRAAEGFEAGRKKPEALQVYKHLVALEPTLENFKRQGELATELGDGKTAAIAFFQAAVLEENEKRDGHPWYERAYVMDTSNPDIALAYGRSLLQHGDAANSLKVIEAFAKQPNSSEPMRETYARALLRLKRPKEAEPIIISIYEKDPKQINEIALLIGTLLEIEHDGTALNIAKRTLELEEKAGRNREFVNQLKEIIDHHRANPEFLEYMVMLFNSTNREQDYCATLIKLFDLYYAAGNYLKAADSLDAAAEVDAYEPGHQKRLEMLKGKIDANRHRAIANRFTAAVKVSASAQREADEEASRTPSENEPTVLEDFMLQAEIFLQYSMRSKAVERLQRIQKLFPREEERNEKLRTLYMNAGMMPKYDTPSPAPPPKAATPPPIPAETQRVVPPTIALTNPSGAPPMVTSAANENSVDNIARVTEITRNIYRQANVKAVLFAAVNDVGRHWGASRCVAGLCTPGKPPSAALEYCAPGVKQSDVMAIVKLIGTLQGLAVGQGPIAIANVKSAPELAAIKQWVDALGIESVLAVPLLDGEEHVGILILEQCGSSRPWRQTDVLVLKTIADQMVLAVNNAKLRNLMKTLAVTDEKSGLLKRASYLDVLLAEVRRGLQQNSPASVMLLHFGRASNLIKEIGEPAVESMMQQLGQICCSHIRQNDVAVRYDMTSIALVLADTNEKNAFFVVEKLRKVLNTVKVPGTDRSVACSVGIAEAVMQARFDPIDIVTESINRVERALDLAKHEGGGKAKSLAPQVEAAAVA, from the coding sequence ATGGCCGACATCTTCAAATACATTGAAAAGGCCGATAAATACCTTCAGCGTGGAAAAGCGGAAGACGCTCTGGAGGAGCTCAAGCTCGCCCTCGACGAGGAGCCTGAGAACATGCTGGTTCGCGAACGCGCGTGCGATATTTGTATCTCTCTGAACCGGCAAAGAGAAGCCACCAGCTACTTGAGCTCACTTCTGGACCGCTACTTTGCCGACAATGATCAAACCCGGGCGGTTGTCACCTACAAGAAGCTGACGCGGATTTCGAGTCCCACGGTCGCCCAGACTTTTCGCTACGCACAGCTCATTGAGAAAACCAATAAGAAGGAAGCACTCGAGCTGCTGCAAAGAGCGGCGGAGGGTTTTGAGGCCGGCCGCAAGAAGCCTGAGGCGTTGCAGGTCTACAAGCACCTGGTGGCGCTGGAGCCGACTCTGGAAAATTTCAAGCGCCAGGGAGAGTTGGCGACAGAGCTAGGCGACGGTAAGACTGCCGCAATAGCGTTTTTCCAGGCAGCGGTGCTGGAGGAAAACGAAAAGCGCGATGGCCATCCCTGGTATGAACGTGCCTATGTCATGGATACTTCCAATCCCGACATTGCACTTGCCTATGGGCGCTCCCTTTTACAGCATGGAGACGCGGCCAACTCGCTGAAAGTGATTGAGGCCTTTGCCAAGCAACCCAACAGCAGCGAACCCATGCGCGAAACCTATGCCCGCGCCTTGCTGCGATTGAAGCGGCCCAAGGAAGCCGAGCCGATTATCATCTCGATCTACGAGAAGGACCCGAAGCAGATCAATGAGATTGCGCTGCTGATTGGGACGCTGCTCGAGATCGAACATGACGGCACGGCGCTTAATATTGCCAAACGTACTCTCGAATTGGAAGAAAAGGCCGGTCGCAACCGTGAATTTGTAAACCAACTCAAAGAGATTATTGATCACCACCGCGCCAATCCGGAATTTCTGGAATACATGGTGATGTTGTTTAACAGCACCAACCGTGAGCAGGATTATTGCGCCACGCTGATCAAGCTCTTCGACCTTTATTACGCAGCGGGAAATTATCTTAAGGCCGCCGATTCCCTCGACGCCGCCGCCGAGGTGGATGCTTATGAGCCGGGCCACCAGAAGCGCCTGGAGATGTTGAAAGGCAAGATTGATGCCAACCGCCATCGCGCCATCGCCAACCGCTTTACGGCGGCGGTCAAGGTGAGTGCGTCTGCCCAGAGGGAGGCCGATGAAGAAGCTTCCCGTACCCCGAGCGAGAATGAACCCACGGTGCTCGAAGACTTCATGCTGCAGGCGGAAATCTTTTTGCAATACAGCATGCGCTCCAAGGCGGTAGAGCGCCTGCAAAGGATCCAGAAGTTATTTCCGCGGGAAGAGGAGCGCAACGAAAAGCTGCGGACTTTATACATGAACGCGGGCATGATGCCGAAATACGACACGCCTTCGCCGGCTCCGCCGCCAAAGGCAGCGACTCCGCCACCCATACCCGCCGAAACCCAGAGAGTGGTTCCACCCACGATTGCGCTGACCAATCCCTCGGGAGCGCCGCCGATGGTTACATCGGCCGCCAATGAAAATTCTGTAGACAACATTGCCCGGGTCACCGAGATCACACGCAATATCTATCGCCAGGCAAATGTGAAGGCTGTCTTGTTTGCCGCTGTGAACGACGTAGGCCGCCACTGGGGAGCCAGTCGCTGCGTGGCAGGGTTGTGCACTCCGGGCAAGCCTCCGTCAGCAGCGCTGGAGTATTGTGCGCCCGGCGTAAAGCAGTCCGATGTAATGGCCATTGTGAAGCTCATCGGGACTTTGCAAGGGCTGGCAGTTGGCCAAGGGCCAATCGCTATCGCGAACGTGAAGAGCGCGCCTGAACTGGCTGCCATCAAACAGTGGGTGGATGCGCTGGGCATCGAATCAGTCCTGGCGGTTCCGCTGCTCGATGGCGAAGAGCATGTCGGCATTCTTATCCTGGAGCAGTGTGGCAGCTCGCGTCCGTGGCGCCAGACCGATGTGCTGGTGCTCAAGACCATCGCCGACCAGATGGTGCTGGCCGTCAACAACGCCAAGCTGCGCAACTTGATGAAGACGCTGGCGGTCACAGATGAAAAGTCGGGGCTGCTCAAGCGGGCTTCTTACCTGGATGTTCTGTTGGCCGAGGTTCGCCGCGGATTGCAGCAGAACTCGCCGGCCTCTGTCATGTTGCTGCACTTTGGCCGGGCCTCGAACCTGATCAAGGAAATCGGCGAGCCTGCAGTGGAATCCATGATGCAGCAGCTTGGACAAATCTGCTGCTCGCACATCCGGCAGAACGATGTGGCAGTGCGTTATGACATGACCAGCATTGCCCTGGTATTGGCTGATACCAACGAAAAAAATGCCTTCTTCGTGGTGGAAAAGCTGCGCAAAGTGCTGAACACGGTGAAAGTCCCGGGCACGGACCGTTCGGTTGCCTGCTCGGTCGGCATTGCCGAAGCCGTGATGCAGGCCCGCTTTGACCCCATTGATATCGTTACCGAAAGCATCAATCGCGTAGAACGCGCCCTCGATCTGGCTAAACACGAGGGCGGTGGCAAAGCCAAGTCGCTTGCCCCGCAGGTGGAAGCGGCGGCAGTGGCCTAA